A genome region from Paenibacillus pabuli includes the following:
- a CDS encoding FecCD family ABC transporter permease, translating to MAQTVQMQTQHVGKPKSLIHSKSGFALLLAALVVFMLVSVGIAVSIGQVHIPLAESYRILLYKITGFQLGAAPIDSGSYTDIIWQIRFPRVLMAMFIGAGLALCGAVMQAAVQNPLADPYILGISSGASLGATFAILIGFGSISWLGQTGVAFWAFAGAMGASLLVLTLAGIRGKMTSVKLVLAGMVINALCSAFSNFIIYFANNAEGIRTVTFWTMGSLAASGWNKLPLISIVVLVAILFFLLQSRVLNTMLLGDEAAVTLGINLSVYRRLYMLLTALVTGVMVSSCGMIGFVGLIIPHIVRGMVGSDHRKVMPVSVLFGAIFLIWTDVIARSLISSVELPIGIITAMIGAPMFMYMLVKKGYGFGGK from the coding sequence ATGGCACAAACAGTTCAGATGCAGACGCAGCACGTGGGCAAACCCAAGTCTTTGATTCACAGCAAATCCGGTTTCGCATTACTCCTTGCCGCACTGGTGGTATTCATGCTGGTGTCGGTGGGGATTGCAGTTTCCATTGGTCAGGTGCATATTCCGCTGGCCGAGTCCTATCGTATTCTGCTTTACAAAATAACAGGCTTTCAGCTTGGAGCTGCGCCAATTGATTCGGGTTCCTATACCGATATCATCTGGCAGATTCGTTTTCCGCGCGTATTAATGGCCATGTTTATCGGGGCAGGCCTGGCGCTCTGTGGTGCAGTCATGCAGGCTGCTGTGCAGAATCCACTCGCTGATCCTTACATACTAGGTATATCCTCAGGAGCTTCACTTGGAGCTACGTTTGCAATTTTGATCGGATTCGGTTCCATTAGCTGGTTAGGTCAAACGGGTGTGGCCTTTTGGGCTTTTGCCGGTGCCATGGGGGCATCTTTGCTAGTACTTACGCTTGCAGGTATCCGGGGCAAAATGACATCGGTCAAGCTGGTACTTGCCGGGATGGTCATTAACGCACTATGCAGTGCGTTTTCGAATTTTATCATTTACTTTGCAAACAATGCGGAAGGCATCAGAACCGTCACATTCTGGACGATGGGCAGCCTGGCGGCTTCCGGCTGGAACAAACTCCCGCTAATCAGTATTGTCGTTCTGGTAGCCATTCTGTTCTTCCTCCTGCAATCCCGGGTGCTGAATACAATGCTGCTCGGAGATGAAGCGGCTGTGACGCTGGGCATTAATCTTAGTGTATATCGCAGACTGTACATGCTGTTAACAGCACTGGTCACGGGTGTTATGGTATCGAGCTGCGGGATGATCGGTTTTGTGGGACTCATTATTCCGCATATCGTAAGAGGTATGGTTGGTTCAGACCATCGCAAAGTCATGCCCGTTTCGGTATTGTTCGGGGCTATTTTCCTCATTTGGACGGATGTTATCGCAAGATCTCTGATATCCAGCGTTGAACTGCCGATCGGAATCATTACCGCCATGATTGGTGCGCCGATGTTTATGTATATGCTGGTCAAAAAAGGCTACGGTTTTGGAGGAAAATAA
- a CDS encoding ABC transporter ATP-binding protein encodes MKLNVENVSISVLNTDIIRNISLQVNDKQFVGIIGPNGCGKSTLLKSIYKVIKPQQGSVLLGDKDILKSSPKIVSRHMGVVGQFNELSFDFTVREMVMMGRTPHKKLLETDNQQDVAIVEQALEKVHLSGHADRNYVSLSGGEKQRVILARVLAQQPEFLILDEPTNHLDIKYQLQILNIVRRLDIGILAALHDLELAAEYCDYLYVVKRGQIVVHGKPADILTREMIGEVFEVDCEIYENPVTGGLGIAYLSTR; translated from the coding sequence ATGAAACTGAACGTAGAAAATGTATCCATATCGGTGCTGAATACGGACATTATCCGGAATATTTCGTTACAGGTGAACGACAAGCAATTTGTTGGCATAATCGGGCCGAACGGTTGCGGCAAGTCAACGCTGCTCAAGAGCATCTATAAAGTGATTAAACCACAGCAGGGAAGCGTATTACTCGGAGATAAGGACATTCTGAAATCCAGTCCGAAGATCGTATCCCGGCATATGGGCGTTGTAGGGCAGTTCAATGAGCTGAGCTTTGATTTTACGGTGCGTGAAATGGTCATGATGGGCCGGACACCGCACAAAAAGCTGCTGGAAACCGATAACCAACAGGATGTTGCGATCGTGGAGCAGGCGCTTGAAAAGGTACATCTGTCCGGACATGCGGACCGCAATTACGTGTCCCTGTCCGGTGGAGAGAAGCAGCGTGTCATCCTGGCCCGTGTACTGGCACAGCAGCCGGAGTTTCTCATATTGGACGAGCCGACCAATCATCTGGACATCAAATACCAGCTCCAAATTCTCAATATTGTCCGTAGATTGGACATTGGCATACTGGCAGCACTCCATGATCTCGAACTGGCAGCCGAATATTGTGATTACCTGTATGTGGTGAAGCGTGGGCAGATCGTGGTTCATGGTAAGCCTGCCGATATTTTGACACGTGAGATGATTGGGGAAGTATTTGAAGTGGATTGCGAAATCTACGAAAATCCGGTCACGGGCGGATTGGGCATAGCCTATCTGAGCACACGGTAA
- a CDS encoding DUF421 domain-containing protein, whose translation MDWIWKSILLVLAGMVLLRIAGRKSISQMSVATTVIMISIGTTIVQPIANHELGKAIGSAAIFIATLLVVELLQMKFNVFERIMSGSSKIIIENGQVIVPNLKRMRYTLDQLEMHLRQNGITSINDLETATVEPNGQLGYVLKRHARPVTIGDLEELLNGIGLAGAQLIGNNQSGIPKTSASDQQQNTNGPSSLGDNSTDIFEEVSKGTHSKPIDPKLQ comes from the coding sequence ATGGACTGGATATGGAAATCGATCTTACTTGTGCTGGCTGGCATGGTTTTACTGCGAATTGCAGGACGCAAATCGATCTCGCAAATGAGTGTGGCCACAACGGTCATCATGATTTCAATCGGGACAACGATTGTACAGCCTATTGCAAATCACGAACTTGGTAAAGCCATTGGATCAGCTGCAATTTTTATTGCGACCTTGCTTGTGGTAGAGCTCCTTCAAATGAAATTCAATGTGTTTGAACGGATTATGAGCGGGAGTTCCAAAATCATTATAGAAAATGGACAAGTCATAGTCCCCAACCTGAAACGCATGCGTTACACCCTGGATCAGCTGGAGATGCATCTCAGACAAAATGGAATTACGAGCATCAATGATCTGGAGACAGCAACAGTTGAGCCAAATGGTCAACTCGGCTATGTGTTGAAACGACATGCCCGTCCCGTAACCATCGGAGATTTGGAAGAACTGCTGAACGGTATAGGATTAGCCGGTGCTCAGCTGATCGGAAACAATCAATCCGGCATACCAAAGACCTCTGCAAGCGACCAACAGCAAAACACAAATGGCCCTTCGTCCCTAGGCGACAACTCCACTGATATATTCGAGGAAGTCAGCAAGGGCACTCACTCCAAACCGATCGACCCCAAATTACAATAA
- a CDS encoding HEAT repeat domain-containing protein, which yields MHTNIKQELLSQEDSEEAIQRITSIAKNKDTSQNHLLIKLLETTDDHELRNQAAIALSELGDDRAVEPLIQAIMDPGTSGSRGTFLIALENLDYILHIEHIIPFIGDTSLEVCAQSFMLLERLKDRLSDEQILTCEQVIEHQIKHNERKLLVVALDMVQSWR from the coding sequence ATGCATACGAATATAAAACAGGAACTTCTCTCCCAAGAAGATTCCGAAGAGGCCATACAACGAATAACAAGTATTGCTAAAAACAAAGATACATCTCAAAACCATTTACTGATCAAACTTCTGGAAACTACAGATGACCATGAATTGCGGAACCAAGCGGCCATCGCGTTATCTGAGCTTGGAGATGATCGAGCCGTCGAGCCTTTGATTCAAGCCATAATGGACCCCGGAACATCGGGAAGCAGGGGAACATTCTTAATCGCACTTGAAAACCTGGATTACATATTACATATAGAGCACATCATTCCGTTTATTGGAGATACCAGTCTGGAAGTGTGTGCACAGTCATTCATGCTGTTGGAGCGATTGAAAGACAGGCTATCCGATGAGCAAATACTTACATGTGAGCAAGTGATTGAACATCAAATCAAACATAATGAAAGAAAGCTTCTGGTCGTAGCCTTGGACATGGTGCAGAGTTGGAGGTAA
- the rnhA gene encoding ribonuclease H yields MAKQKYYVVWEGKQPGVYSTWAECKAQTDHFTGAKYKSYESKSAAEEAYRAGWKGNWGTGSSGASSSSKSKSVSRGRSAGMETSDEVDYDSISVDVGTRGNPGPVEYKGVDTRTGEIIFSVGPISKGTNNLGEFLAIVHALAYLKKEGSNKTVYTDSVNAMKWLKQKKVSTTLARDNSTEEIWLMIDRAEQWLRTNTYSNKVLKWQTKQWGEIKADYGRK; encoded by the coding sequence ATGGCGAAACAGAAATACTATGTCGTCTGGGAGGGCAAGCAGCCAGGCGTGTACAGTACGTGGGCGGAATGCAAAGCGCAGACGGATCATTTTACCGGAGCAAAATATAAATCATACGAATCCAAATCAGCAGCCGAAGAGGCATATCGTGCGGGATGGAAGGGGAACTGGGGTACTGGCTCAAGTGGTGCAAGCAGTTCTTCCAAGAGCAAATCGGTCAGCAGGGGAAGAAGCGCGGGGATGGAGACATCCGATGAAGTGGACTACGACAGCATTTCGGTTGACGTGGGAACGCGCGGAAATCCGGGACCCGTAGAATATAAAGGTGTGGATACTCGCACCGGAGAGATTATTTTCTCGGTTGGACCTATTTCCAAAGGCACGAACAACCTGGGTGAATTTTTGGCCATTGTACATGCCTTGGCATATCTCAAAAAAGAAGGAAGTAACAAGACCGTGTATACCGACTCGGTGAATGCCATGAAATGGCTAAAGCAAAAGAAGGTATCCACCACGTTAGCCCGGGATAACTCGACGGAAGAGATCTGGCTCATGATTGACCGTGCGGAGCAATGGCTGCGTACAAATACGTACAGTAATAAAGTGTTAAAATGGCAGACGAAACAGTGGGGCGAAATCAAGGCGGATTACGGGCGCAAATAA
- a CDS encoding alpha/beta fold hydrolase — protein MSSIYRSEEGKSSILEDYEAYLENLGEGVEREYVETRFGQTHVLLTGPEDGKPLFILQGGNCVNPMTLSWFSSLFNDYRIIAPDTIGHPGYSEETRISARFDSLALWISDLLDHYKIEKSAFIGPSFGGGIILRLATYIPERIACSVLVSPAGLAVGSKFKTAQDIVLPLVKYRMTSSPSSLQKITGTMSCNCMKEMDKNIMGKIFKYVSMEQDNPKLTEREELVNYTSPTLLLVGEKDVFFPGDKVIERAQKIIPNVQAVKYDTGHFPSQDVLIQMNEEIRQFLQKNY, from the coding sequence ATGAGTTCCATTTATAGAAGTGAAGAAGGCAAGAGCAGTATTCTTGAGGATTATGAAGCCTATCTGGAGAATCTGGGTGAGGGCGTTGAGCGGGAGTATGTGGAGACCCGTTTTGGACAAACGCATGTATTGCTGACGGGTCCGGAGGACGGGAAACCGCTGTTCATTCTCCAAGGCGGAAACTGTGTGAATCCGATGACGTTGTCCTGGTTTTCTTCCTTATTCAACGATTACCGAATTATTGCTCCCGATACGATCGGTCACCCTGGTTACAGTGAAGAGACACGAATCTCGGCAAGGTTTGATAGTTTGGCTTTGTGGATTTCCGACCTGTTGGACCACTATAAGATTGAAAAGAGTGCGTTTATCGGGCCTTCTTTTGGCGGTGGAATTATCCTTAGACTGGCGACGTACATCCCGGAGCGTATTGCTTGTTCCGTATTGGTATCGCCTGCTGGACTGGCTGTTGGTTCGAAATTTAAAACGGCCCAGGATATTGTTCTTCCACTCGTGAAATACCGGATGACTTCTTCGCCATCTTCTTTGCAAAAAATTACAGGCACCATGTCATGCAACTGCATGAAGGAAATGGATAAAAACATCATGGGCAAAATCTTCAAATACGTCAGCATGGAGCAGGATAATCCTAAGCTTACGGAGCGTGAAGAGCTGGTGAACTATACATCGCCAACGCTGCTGCTGGTCGGAGAGAAGGATGTCTTTTTCCCAGGGGATAAGGTCATTGAACGTGCTCAGAAAATTATTCCGAATGTACAAGCTGTCAAGTACGACACAGGTCATTTTCCTTCACAGGATGTGCTCATTCAGATGAATGAGGAGATTCGCCAGTTTTTACAGAAAAACTATTAA
- a CDS encoding serine/threonine protein kinase, with amino-acid sequence MRKDNYKMALQRNVILNDTYQVRQVLACSELAIVYAGRDKNTGAKIAIKEFFPQRLASRQSDKRGVYCSSRGFGGQYQELLASFLVEGELLSSLSHPHIITYIDHFEENDTGYLITEYCSGITLNEYLHENDHALDPAFIQGTLLPLVDTLDYIHKQGILHRDVKPSNIMIMEDGTPMLLDFGSAARWPTQSGDKQAIFTSSGYSPLEFYSEKSSQGPMSDIYSLSALLHYWTCGQPPMDVKKRLFQDELPSVRSHNTYVNPWLARVIHWGLTVRSEKRCASLAWVRRSLRIQALMWKLRKPGTLEWTLTEEEHTQVYDLETGKKHETA; translated from the coding sequence ATGAGAAAAGACAATTACAAAATGGCACTGCAGCGCAATGTCATTCTAAACGATACATATCAGGTAAGACAGGTACTCGCCTGCAGCGAGCTGGCTATTGTATATGCTGGAAGAGACAAAAATACAGGGGCGAAGATAGCGATTAAGGAATTTTTCCCGCAAAGGCTGGCTTCGCGTCAATCAGATAAGCGAGGAGTGTACTGTTCTTCGCGCGGTTTCGGCGGACAATATCAGGAATTGCTTGCTTCTTTCCTGGTAGAAGGAGAATTGTTGTCCAGCCTGAGTCATCCTCATATCATTACATACATCGATCATTTTGAAGAAAATGATACAGGGTATCTGATTACGGAATACTGCAGCGGGATAACGTTGAACGAGTATTTGCACGAAAACGATCATGCACTGGACCCTGCATTTATTCAGGGGACCCTGCTTCCTCTGGTCGATACGCTGGATTACATTCATAAGCAGGGGATTCTTCACCGGGATGTGAAGCCTTCCAACATTATGATTATGGAGGACGGAACGCCTATGCTGCTGGATTTCGGTTCGGCTGCTCGCTGGCCCACGCAATCTGGAGATAAACAGGCCATTTTCACATCTTCGGGATATTCACCGCTTGAATTTTATTCCGAGAAATCCAGTCAGGGGCCGATGTCAGACATCTATAGCCTGTCAGCTCTGCTGCATTATTGGACATGCGGACAGCCTCCAATGGACGTGAAAAAGCGGTTATTTCAGGATGAATTACCATCCGTTCGCAGCCACAACACCTATGTGAATCCTTGGCTTGCGCGTGTCATTCACTGGGGCCTGACGGTTCGGTCCGAGAAACGTTGTGCCTCGCTCGCCTGGGTCAGAAGATCTTTGCGGATTCAGGCCTTGATGTGGAAATTACGCAAACCTGGCACGTTGGAATGGACGCTGACAGAGGAAGAACATACCCAGGTCTATGATCTGGAAACAGGCAAAAAGCATGAGACGGCGTGA
- the imm48 gene encoding Imm48 family immunity protein translates to MTDFINAEDINDVILAAAASELEQMVDRICELIGTPLEQTTELERQVIAAFGFGAVYGITHRDQLAEPQAHALSIRMLIKPFNYSEQQAVDFADDLIRVASDREAHPVMNTIIHRGIDGHRQFNQEDDEGLAHNIQEILAAVQPER, encoded by the coding sequence ATGACTGATTTTATTAACGCAGAAGATATTAATGATGTAATTCTGGCAGCGGCTGCCTCGGAGCTTGAGCAGATGGTGGACCGGATTTGTGAATTGATCGGCACGCCTTTGGAGCAGACAACAGAGCTGGAGCGGCAGGTTATTGCTGCATTCGGTTTTGGGGCAGTGTACGGCATTACTCATCGGGATCAATTAGCAGAGCCCCAGGCTCATGCACTGAGTATTCGTATGTTAATCAAGCCATTTAACTACAGTGAGCAGCAAGCAGTGGACTTTGCCGACGATCTGATTCGGGTGGCCTCAGACCGGGAAGCTCATCCAGTAATGAATACGATAATTCATCGTGGGATCGATGGGCACCGTCAATTTAACCAGGAGGACGATGAAGGACTGGCGCACAATATTCAGGAGATTTTGGCTGCGGTACAACCGGAGAGATAG
- a CDS encoding choline esterase — translation MKTYDAFPEPIGGYTVGRTQMDFEYTASDHSKRELTAFVYYPSDSSEGKSTSTYMFPEVYELLKEQPLITAYLKGKDVFSIDIKTQCYDDLALSGKEKRYPVLFYVCGGGGSPEWGTVICTDLASMGYVVVSIGHQNSTMYKRKDGRLFNVSKDFSDVIMAFSEDPEMLALAGKMEMRPDDETAIEMCHNVLTLPILAKLTEYSELQAEDVRYVADYLYKLDSGEMNSIFKGRLLFDIGMGIVGHSYGGPTTAMVCRDDDRFACGIGLDSGAFGLLGSDLKKPFLLLFCEPNYNMNAIIGANNSMGTYYFSVDRVAHLDYCDIVFTSVNEELRGERDAIEMRNLVTDYTRNFFDHYLLQKAASVESLAYDGVDLIKKTSNK, via the coding sequence ATGAAAACGTATGACGCATTTCCAGAACCCATTGGCGGCTATACTGTTGGTCGAACCCAGATGGATTTTGAGTACACGGCATCAGATCACTCAAAAAGAGAACTGACGGCGTTTGTGTACTATCCGTCTGACAGCAGCGAAGGTAAGAGTACATCAACGTACATGTTTCCTGAAGTCTACGAATTGTTAAAAGAGCAGCCACTTATCACTGCGTATCTTAAAGGGAAGGATGTTTTCTCTATAGATATCAAGACCCAGTGTTACGATGACCTTGCTCTTTCCGGGAAGGAAAAGCGCTATCCGGTGTTATTCTATGTTTGCGGCGGGGGCGGTTCTCCAGAATGGGGTACAGTGATCTGTACAGACTTGGCAAGCATGGGATATGTTGTGGTAAGCATCGGCCATCAGAATAGCACGATGTATAAGCGTAAAGATGGGCGCCTGTTTAATGTATCAAAGGATTTTTCGGATGTCATTATGGCGTTTTCTGAAGATCCGGAGATGCTGGCGTTGGCTGGTAAGATGGAGATGCGGCCTGACGATGAGACTGCCATTGAGATGTGCCATAACGTGCTTACACTGCCGATACTTGCCAAGTTAACAGAGTATAGTGAATTACAGGCAGAAGATGTAAGGTATGTAGCCGATTATCTTTACAAGCTGGACTCCGGAGAGATGAATTCCATCTTTAAGGGCAGATTGCTCTTTGACATCGGCATGGGCATAGTCGGACATTCTTATGGAGGGCCTACGACGGCGATGGTTTGCCGGGACGACGACCGGTTCGCCTGCGGGATTGGCTTGGATAGCGGTGCGTTCGGCCTTCTCGGCAGCGACCTTAAGAAACCCTTCTTGCTACTGTTTTGTGAACCAAACTATAACATGAATGCGATAATTGGCGCTAACAATAGCATGGGAACCTATTATTTCTCTGTTGATCGTGTTGCGCATTTAGATTACTGCGACATCGTATTTACCAGTGTTAATGAGGAACTCAGAGGCGAACGGGATGCTATTGAGATGCGAAATCTTGTTACAGACTATACGAGGAACTTTTTTGATCATTACTTACTGCAGAAGGCTGCAAGTGTGGAAAGTCTGGCATACGATGGCGTGGACTTGATCAAGAAGACCAGCAACAAGTGA
- a CDS encoding TetR/AcrR family transcriptional regulator: MPKSTFFRLDEARREEISNSAMQLFVDHLYEDITMKMVLDRLSMHPGTFYRYFEDKDDLYCLLISNVTQKRAAYFNNSNEDSLLRFFLTGLFGNVDGIVTEPLNELEIKLTKTFLHIPENILLKVYLNVLKGESFPLIKDILRRMRVDGYLRPDIDDDLISFMFESMQFNLVMFFREFDIKDSKLQHKISKYFADFMSHGLLEDHKYSEMVSDIKKAKE; the protein is encoded by the coding sequence ATGCCAAAAAGTACTTTCTTTCGTTTAGATGAAGCAAGGCGCGAGGAAATATCTAATAGCGCTATGCAGCTTTTTGTTGATCATCTATACGAGGATATAACTATGAAGATGGTTTTGGATCGTTTGTCCATGCACCCCGGAACATTTTATCGGTATTTTGAAGACAAAGATGACCTTTATTGTCTCTTAATAAGTAATGTGACCCAGAAAAGAGCTGCGTATTTTAATAACAGTAATGAAGATTCCCTTCTCCGGTTTTTCCTTACTGGCTTATTCGGTAACGTTGATGGCATTGTGACCGAGCCTCTGAATGAGTTGGAAATCAAACTCACTAAAACATTTTTACACATTCCTGAGAACATTTTGCTTAAAGTATATCTGAATGTGCTAAAGGGCGAGTCATTCCCCTTGATCAAGGACATTTTACGCCGAATGCGGGTTGATGGGTATCTCCGACCTGATATTGACGACGACCTGATTTCGTTTATGTTTGAGTCAATGCAGTTTAATTTAGTCATGTTTTTTAGGGAATTCGATATTAAGGACTCTAAGCTGCAACATAAAATTAGCAAGTACTTTGCTGATTTTATGAGTCATGGGCTGCTTGAAGATCATAAATATTCTGAAATGGTTAGCGATATCAAGAAAGCCAAGGAGTAG
- a CDS encoding SDR family oxidoreductase, giving the protein MKILVTGATGHLGSLVVEALLKTVSAGDLAVSVRNPEKAEALRAQGVDVRHGDFDQPGSLAKAFAGVDRLLLISTDGDNETRIRQHQAAVNAAKSAGVGFIAYTSVVNAENNTLSLAEVHRATEQAIRESGIPYSFLRNNWYLENEAGSVQAAAQGAPWVHATNDSQVGWATRSDYAHAAAAVLTGEGHENSVYELSGKLRTQAELAAIVGEVLGQDMNVQNVDDAAYADIMKGAGLPDFVVSMLVDMQSAIREGALAVESDTLEKLLGRPAQPLSEGVKAILGK; this is encoded by the coding sequence ATGAAAATTTTGGTTACTGGCGCAACAGGTCATTTGGGTTCATTGGTCGTAGAAGCTTTGTTAAAAACGGTATCCGCTGGGGATTTGGCTGTAAGTGTACGCAACCCGGAGAAGGCGGAAGCACTGCGCGCTCAAGGCGTCGACGTTCGTCATGGTGATTTCGATCAACCGGGTTCACTTGCCAAGGCTTTCGCTGGTGTAGATCGTCTGCTGCTCATCTCCACAGATGGCGACAATGAGACACGTATCCGCCAACATCAAGCTGCCGTTAATGCTGCCAAGAGTGCAGGTGTTGGATTTATCGCGTATACCAGCGTGGTAAATGCCGAGAATAACACCCTTTCCCTGGCTGAAGTGCACCGTGCCACAGAACAGGCGATCCGCGAATCCGGCATTCCTTACTCCTTCCTGCGTAACAACTGGTATCTGGAAAATGAAGCAGGCAGCGTACAAGCTGCTGCCCAAGGTGCCCCATGGGTTCATGCAACCAACGACAGTCAAGTAGGTTGGGCTACGCGCAGCGATTATGCTCATGCAGCGGCAGCAGTACTTACAGGTGAGGGACATGAGAATTCGGTATACGAGTTGTCTGGTAAACTCCGCACTCAAGCTGAACTTGCAGCGATCGTCGGCGAAGTGCTCGGACAGGACATGAACGTGCAAAACGTGGACGATGCGGCTTACGCTGATATCATGAAAGGTGCAGGTCTGCCTGACTTTGTGGTCTCCATGCTGGTTGATATGCAGAGTGCCATCCGCGAAGGCGCACTAGCTGTAGAGAGCGACACATTGGAGAAACTGCTTGGCCGTCCAGCTCAACCACTGAGCGAAGGCGTTAAAGCGATTTTGGGCAAGTAA
- a CDS encoding Rrf2 family transcriptional regulator: protein MKQISSRFSIAVHTLSLIAVAPHECTGDFIASSVNTNPVIIRRIMSKLKQARLIEVRPGVGGASLLKDPADIILLDVYRALEVVQDGELFNFHKHPNPDCPVGSMIERTLRAELIEAQTAMEQRLNRVTIQQMMDQVHVSE, encoded by the coding sequence ATGAAACAAATCAGCAGCCGCTTTTCCATTGCGGTTCACACCCTGTCCTTAATCGCTGTTGCACCCCATGAGTGCACTGGGGATTTTATTGCTTCCAGCGTAAATACAAATCCCGTGATTATCCGGCGGATCATGTCCAAGTTGAAACAGGCTCGTTTGATCGAGGTCAGACCTGGTGTCGGCGGTGCTTCCTTATTAAAGGACCCGGCAGACATCATCCTTCTGGATGTATACCGGGCACTCGAAGTGGTCCAGGATGGGGAGCTATTCAACTTTCATAAACATCCGAATCCGGATTGTCCGGTGGGCAGCATGATCGAACGTACCTTGCGTGCCGAACTCATTGAGGCTCAGACAGCGATGGAACAGCGCTTGAACCGCGTAACCATACAGCAGATGATGGATCAGGTTCATGTGTCTGAATAA